One Gossypium hirsutum isolate 1008001.06 chromosome A11, Gossypium_hirsutum_v2.1, whole genome shotgun sequence genomic window carries:
- the LOC121209511 gene encoding secreted RxLR effector protein 161-like → MSNCKTVSTPVAQGEKLTSNIIHERVDEKEYRSLVGFLLYLTATRPNIMYDVSLLSRFMHCCDVVHFKAAKRVLRYVKGTLNFGVKFEKGKKLKLTGYSDSDWVGSINDMKSTSGYFFTLGSGVFCCSSEKQQIVAQLTAEAEYIAANAAVNQTIWLRKLLCDLNEYIQATEIRVNNQSAVAIAKILVFHGKTKHLKIKFHFVREAEQLKKVNLVHCSSENQFADILTKSLVATRLDILRRNIGVCCIQSKEEC, encoded by the coding sequence aTGTCCAATTGCAAAACTGTCAGCACACCAGTTGCTCAAGGTGAGAAATTAACAAGCAATATCATTCATGAAAGAGTTGATGAGAAGGAGTATCGAAGCTTGGTAGGTTTTTTGCTTTACTTAACAGCTACTAGGCCTAATATCATGTATGATGTTAGCTTACTATCTAGGTTTATGCATTGCTGTGATGTTGTTCATTTCAAAGCAGCTAAGAGAGTTCTCAGATATGTGAAGGGGACTTTGAATTTTGGAGTAAAGTTTGAGAAGGGAAAAAAGCTCAAGCTGACAGGATATTCTGATAGTGATTGGGTAGGGTCCATCAATGATATGAAGAGCACTTCTGGCTATTTCTTTACTCTTGGCTCAGGTGTCTTTTGTTGCAGCTCAGAGAAGCAACAAATTGTTGCTCAATTGACAGCTGAAGCAGAGTACATTGCAGCTAATGCAGCTGTTAATCAAACAATTTGGCTTAGAAAGTTGCTGTgtgatttgaatgaatatatTCAAGCTACTGAGATCAGGGTTAATAATCAGTCAGCAGTTGCCATAGCTAAAATTCTTGTTTTTCATGGCAAAACTAAACATTTGaagattaaatttcattttgttcGAGAGGCTGAGCAATTGAAGAAAGTAAATCTGGTTCATTGCAGCTCAGAAAATCAGTTTGCTGATATTTTAACCAAGTCTCTGGTCGCTACTAGGTTGGATATTTTAAGAAGAAACATTGGAGtttgttgcatacagtccaaggaggagtgttaa